In a single window of the Leisingera daeponensis DSM 23529 genome:
- a CDS encoding TIGR00730 family Rossman fold protein: protein MSIKSVCVYCGSRAGAQPAYAEAARALGAALAGNGMRLVYGAGDVGLMGEVARAAQQAGGETFGVIPSHLERREVGKSDLTTYVVTETMHERKKVMLWNADAVIVLPGGAGSLDELFEALTWRQLGLHSKPIVILNTAGYWDKLRALVEQVIGEGFAGQDLADYLIWADTPVAAIAALRDARS from the coding sequence ATTGCGGATCGCGCGCAGGCGCGCAGCCCGCCTATGCAGAAGCCGCCCGCGCCCTGGGGGCCGCGCTTGCCGGCAACGGCATGCGGCTGGTCTATGGCGCCGGTGATGTCGGGCTGATGGGCGAGGTTGCCCGCGCGGCCCAGCAGGCCGGCGGCGAGACCTTTGGGGTGATCCCCAGCCACCTGGAACGGCGCGAAGTCGGCAAGTCGGATCTCACCACCTATGTGGTGACCGAGACCATGCACGAGCGCAAGAAGGTGATGCTGTGGAACGCCGATGCGGTGATCGTGCTGCCCGGCGGCGCGGGATCCCTGGATGAGCTGTTCGAGGCGCTCACCTGGCGCCAGCTTGGCCTGCATTCCAAGCCGATCGTGATCCTGAACACAGCCGGTTATTGGGACAAGCTGCGCGCCTTGGTGGAACAGGTCATCGGGGAGGGCTTTGCCGGCCAGGACCTGGCGGATTACCTGATCTGGGCCGACACCCCGGTGGCCGCCATCGCCGCCCTGCGCGACGCCCGCTCCTGA
- the rarD gene encoding EamA family transporter RarD yields MRDTQLGVMAMIAACVVWGLSGIYYKALSHVPPEQVLSHRVLWSFLFFAGVLLVQGRIGALRAAFSDRRGALLLALSTAMISLNWFVFISSVQNGHATEASLGYYIFPLLSVLLGRLVFGERLARAQLLAVLLAAAAVAVLSFGLGAAPLIPLVLSVSFALYGVAKKRLSLGPVVSVTAEVLLVLPVALAVIWMTGGAGFFGSPADAAMLAFSGILTGLPLILFSFAAKRVRLGTVGVLQYLNPTLQFLVAVLLFAEPFTPWHGAAFALIWSAVAVFSFSALRQERASRRAAMAATGVSAQIR; encoded by the coding sequence ATGCGGGACACACAGTTAGGCGTCATGGCGATGATCGCGGCCTGCGTGGTTTGGGGGCTGTCGGGCATCTACTACAAGGCGCTGTCGCATGTGCCGCCGGAACAGGTGCTGTCGCACCGGGTGCTGTGGTCCTTCCTGTTCTTTGCGGGCGTTCTGCTGGTGCAAGGGCGGATCGGCGCCTTGCGCGCTGCTTTCTCGGACCGTCGCGGTGCGCTGCTGCTGGCCCTTTCCACCGCGATGATCTCCCTCAACTGGTTCGTGTTCATTTCCTCCGTCCAGAACGGCCATGCGACTGAGGCCAGCCTGGGCTATTACATCTTTCCCTTGCTGAGCGTGCTGCTGGGGCGTCTGGTGTTCGGCGAGCGGCTGGCCCGGGCGCAGTTGCTGGCGGTGCTGCTGGCCGCGGCCGCGGTAGCGGTGCTGTCCTTCGGATTGGGGGCCGCGCCGCTGATCCCGTTGGTGCTGAGTGTGAGCTTCGCGCTCTACGGCGTTGCCAAGAAACGGCTTTCCCTGGGGCCAGTGGTGTCGGTCACCGCCGAGGTCCTTCTGGTCCTGCCGGTGGCGCTGGCGGTGATCTGGATGACCGGCGGCGCGGGTTTCTTCGGCAGCCCTGCAGACGCGGCCATGCTGGCGTTTTCCGGCATCCTGACAGGTCTGCCGCTGATCCTGTTCAGCTTTGCCGCCAAACGGGTGCGGCTGGGCACCGTCGGGGTCTTGCAGTATCTGAACCCGACCTTGCAGTTCCTGGTGGCGGTGCTGCTGTTTGCGGAGCCCTTCACCCCCTGGCACGGCGCAGCATTCGCGCTGATCTGGAGCGCTGTTGCGGTCTTCTCCTTCTCGGCCTTGCGTCAGGAGCGGGCGTCGCGCAGGGCGGCGATGGCGGCCACCGGGGTGTCGGCCCAGATCAGGTAA
- a CDS encoding host attachment family protein: MTFLTQGTWVLVADSEKALFLENTTDAQNPNLKVRRKDEQENPSNREQSANRPGRFNDGPSVHRSAVDDTDWHQLAKERFASDLADRLYKMAHKGQFERLVLVAAPEVLGELRKNLHKEVADRVVAEVAKNLTNHETSKIESMVKEALENG; this comes from the coding sequence ATGACCTTTCTGACGCAGGGCACCTGGGTGCTGGTTGCGGACAGCGAAAAAGCGCTGTTCCTGGAAAACACCACGGACGCGCAGAACCCGAACCTGAAGGTGCGGCGCAAGGACGAGCAGGAAAACCCCTCCAATCGCGAACAGTCGGCAAACCGGCCCGGGCGGTTCAACGACGGCCCCAGCGTTCACCGTTCGGCGGTGGATGACACCGATTGGCACCAGCTGGCCAAGGAACGGTTCGCGTCGGATCTGGCGGACCGGCTGTACAAGATGGCCCACAAGGGCCAGTTTGAGCGCCTGGTTCTGGTGGCAGCCCCAGAGGTGCTGGGCGAATTGCGCAAGAACCTTCACAAGGAGGTCGCCGACCGCGTGGTGGCCGAGGTCGCGAAGAACCTGACCAACCATGAGACCAGCAAGATCGAGTCCATGGTGAAAGAGGCGCTTGAGAACGGCTGA
- a CDS encoding superoxide dismutase, whose protein sequence is MAFELPDLPYAHDALAAKGMSAETLEYHHDLHHKAYVDNGNKLIAGTEWEGKSLEEIIKGTYDANAVAQSGIFNNISQLWNHNQFWEMMGPGENKMPGELEKALTESFGSVDKFKEEFSAAGAGQFGSGWAWLVKKADGSLAVTKTENGVNPLCFDQTALLGCDVWEHSYYIDFRNKRPAYLTNFLDNLVNWENVASRLG, encoded by the coding sequence ATGGCTTTTGAACTTCCCGATCTTCCTTATGCACATGACGCACTGGCCGCCAAAGGCATGTCGGCAGAAACCCTGGAATACCACCACGACCTGCACCACAAGGCCTATGTCGACAACGGCAACAAGCTGATCGCCGGCACCGAGTGGGAAGGCAAGTCGCTGGAAGAAATCATCAAAGGCACCTACGACGCCAATGCGGTTGCTCAGAGCGGCATTTTCAACAACATCTCCCAGCTGTGGAACCACAACCAGTTCTGGGAAATGATGGGTCCTGGCGAAAACAAGATGCCGGGTGAGCTGGAAAAGGCGCTGACCGAAAGCTTCGGGTCGGTCGACAAGTTCAAGGAAGAATTCTCTGCCGCTGGCGCAGGCCAGTTCGGCTCCGGCTGGGCGTGGCTGGTGAAGAAGGCAGACGGCTCGCTGGCGGTGACCAAGACCGAAAACGGCGTCAACCCGCTGTGCTTTGACCAGACCGCGCTGCTGGGCTGCGACGTGTGGGAGCACTCCTACTACATCGACTTCCGCAACAAGCGTCCGGCCTACCTGACCAATTTCCTGGACAACCTGGTGAACTGGGAAAACGTCGCCTCCCGCCTCGGGTAA
- a CDS encoding sarcosine oxidase subunit gamma, with translation MSKAVSVLNGARYSGLAKVEDAGLQGMITLRGDLESAALKAAVQAATGAGVPAQGAISVAENGAAAWMSPDELLLLVPYEDAVAKTAEVAEALKGEHALAVNVSDARAFFRLSGEGAREVLGKVSPVDFDAAAFTPGKFRRSRLAQVAGAFWMNEDGSFCIVCFRSVGEYVFKLLSAAAHPQSKVGVY, from the coding sequence ATGTCTAAGGCTGTTTCCGTACTGAACGGCGCCCGGTATTCCGGGCTGGCCAAGGTCGAGGATGCCGGTCTGCAGGGGATGATCACCCTGCGCGGCGATCTGGAGTCCGCAGCGCTGAAGGCGGCCGTCCAGGCCGCCACCGGCGCCGGGGTTCCGGCACAGGGCGCCATCTCGGTTGCCGAAAACGGCGCTGCCGCCTGGATGTCGCCGGATGAGCTGCTGCTGCTGGTGCCTTACGAGGATGCGGTTGCCAAGACCGCCGAAGTGGCCGAGGCGCTGAAGGGCGAGCACGCGCTGGCGGTGAACGTCTCCGACGCCCGTGCCTTCTTCCGCCTGTCGGGCGAGGGCGCGCGCGAGGTGCTGGGCAAGGTGAGCCCGGTGGACTTTGACGCCGCCGCCTTCACCCCCGGAAAGTTCCGCCGCTCGCGCCTGGCGCAGGTGGCCGGCGCCTTCTGGATGAACGAGGACGGCAGCTTCTGCATCGTCTGCTTCCGCTCTGTGGGGGAGTATGTGTTCAAACTGCTGAGCGCAGCCGCTCACCCGCAAAGTAAAGTGGGTGTTTATTAA
- a CDS encoding sarcosine oxidase subunit alpha family protein: protein MSTRLAKHGRLIDRSKQIAFTFNGKSMKGYAGDTLASALLANGQVMMGRSFKYHRPRGVVASGSEEPNALMQLGVGDRYEPNQRATTTELFSGLTAQSQNHWPSLEFDVLSINNKLSRFLTAGFYYKMFIHPRPLWKHVYEPIIRKSAGLGAAPDKELKDADIYEHFYFFADVLVIGGGVAGLQAAKAAAASGAKVLVLEQNNYWGGRAPVDGGTIDGEAPEAWIEKTLAELRGMDNVTLRDRCMGSGIYDHGYALGYERLTDHAPGQGGPRHRLWRIRASQIVTATGAIERPLSFAGNDVPGVMLAASMRDYVVNWGINPGQKVVVATNNDDAYRTALVLHDAGIEVVRVVDTRETGGGALMEAVREKGIRVELGRAIAKVKDGKCVTEVAICAQNGEGGAREVVQADAVAMSGGWSPVVHLWSHCGGKLIWDEANANFRPDASRPPLSHDGNGFVVPAGAANGEFGLGAILEDAAAAGAKAAEAAGFPAKSVAAAKGESEAEAQMEAVWLMPAKADIKLRMKSWLDYQNDVKVSDVQLAAREGYESVEHTKRYTTLGMATDQGKLSNINGLAILADSLNSEIPQVGTTTFRPPYHPISLGAIAGEARGEIFQPVRKTPIYDWFDKNGADWEPVGQWRRPFAITRPGEDRHAAVNREVKNTRENLGLLDASTLGKLIVKGPDAGKFLDMLYTNMMSTLKPGKCRYGLMCTENGFLMDDGVVARIDEDTFLCHTTTGGAERIHGHMEEWLQTEWWDWKVYVANVTEQYAQIAVVGPKARKVLEKLNAAAGGGMDVSKEALPFMEWRDGKIGGFDARAYRISFSGELSYEIAVAASEGQAFWDALMDAGKEFGVMPYGTETLHILRAEKGFIMIGDETDGTVIPQDLGLHWALSKKKDDYLGKRAQARSHMTDPDRWQLVGLETVDGSVLPDGAYAVGEGINANGQRNMIGRVTSTYYSATLGRGIAMGLVKHGPKRMGEVIEFPGTDGQTYKAKIVDPVFYDKDGEKQNV from the coding sequence ATGAGCACGCGTCTTGCCAAGCACGGCCGGCTGATCGACCGCTCCAAACAGATCGCCTTCACTTTCAACGGCAAGTCCATGAAGGGTTATGCCGGCGATACGCTCGCATCCGCCCTGCTGGCCAACGGCCAGGTGATGATGGGCCGCTCGTTCAAATACCACCGCCCGCGCGGCGTTGTCGCTTCCGGTTCGGAGGAACCCAATGCGCTGATGCAGCTGGGGGTGGGCGACCGTTATGAGCCCAACCAGCGCGCTACCACCACCGAACTGTTCTCAGGCCTTACCGCGCAGTCGCAGAACCACTGGCCGAGCCTGGAGTTCGACGTCCTGTCGATCAACAACAAGCTGTCCCGGTTCCTGACCGCCGGCTTCTATTACAAGATGTTCATCCACCCGCGTCCGCTGTGGAAGCACGTCTATGAGCCGATCATCCGCAAGTCTGCCGGTCTTGGCGCAGCCCCCGACAAGGAGCTGAAGGACGCCGACATCTACGAGCACTTCTACTTCTTCGCGGATGTGCTGGTCATCGGCGGCGGCGTTGCCGGTCTGCAGGCCGCCAAGGCGGCGGCGGCGTCCGGCGCCAAGGTTCTGGTGCTGGAGCAGAACAACTACTGGGGCGGCCGCGCTCCGGTTGACGGCGGCACCATTGACGGCGAAGCACCCGAGGCCTGGATCGAGAAGACCCTGGCAGAGCTGCGCGGGATGGACAACGTTACGCTCCGCGACCGCTGCATGGGCTCCGGCATCTATGATCACGGCTATGCCCTGGGCTATGAGCGCCTGACCGACCACGCGCCGGGCCAGGGCGGCCCGCGCCATCGCCTGTGGCGCATCCGTGCGTCGCAGATCGTCACCGCAACCGGTGCCATCGAGCGTCCGCTGTCCTTTGCCGGCAACGACGTGCCGGGCGTGATGCTGGCTGCCTCGATGCGCGACTATGTGGTGAACTGGGGCATCAACCCGGGCCAGAAGGTTGTGGTTGCCACCAACAACGACGACGCCTACCGCACAGCACTTGTGCTGCATGACGCGGGCATCGAAGTGGTCCGCGTGGTCGACACCCGCGAAACCGGCGGCGGCGCGCTGATGGAAGCGGTCCGCGAGAAAGGCATCCGGGTCGAGCTGGGCCGCGCCATCGCCAAGGTGAAGGACGGCAAATGCGTGACCGAGGTTGCCATTTGCGCACAGAATGGCGAGGGCGGCGCGCGTGAGGTCGTGCAGGCTGACGCGGTTGCGATGTCCGGCGGCTGGTCGCCGGTTGTCCACCTGTGGTCCCACTGCGGCGGCAAGCTGATCTGGGATGAGGCGAACGCCAACTTCCGCCCCGATGCCTCCCGTCCGCCGCTGAGCCATGACGGCAACGGCTTTGTGGTTCCGGCAGGCGCCGCGAACGGCGAATTCGGCCTGGGCGCCATCCTGGAAGATGCAGCCGCAGCAGGTGCTAAGGCGGCTGAGGCGGCTGGCTTCCCGGCGAAATCCGTGGCGGCTGCCAAGGGTGAGTCCGAGGCGGAAGCACAGATGGAAGCGGTCTGGCTGATGCCCGCCAAGGCAGACATCAAGCTGCGCATGAAATCCTGGCTGGATTACCAGAACGACGTGAAAGTGTCGGACGTGCAGCTGGCGGCGCGTGAAGGCTATGAGAGCGTTGAGCACACCAAGCGCTACACCACGCTGGGCATGGCCACCGACCAGGGCAAGCTGTCCAACATCAACGGTCTGGCCATTCTGGCCGACAGCCTGAACTCGGAAATCCCGCAGGTGGGGACCACCACCTTCCGTCCTCCGTACCACCCGATTTCGCTGGGCGCGATCGCTGGCGAGGCACGGGGCGAGATCTTCCAGCCGGTGCGCAAGACGCCGATCTACGACTGGTTCGACAAGAACGGCGCGGATTGGGAGCCGGTGGGCCAGTGGCGCCGTCCGTTTGCGATCACCCGCCCGGGCGAGGACCGTCATGCCGCGGTGAACCGCGAGGTGAAGAACACCCGCGAAAACCTCGGCCTGCTGGACGCCTCGACCCTGGGTAAGCTGATCGTCAAGGGCCCCGATGCAGGCAAGTTCCTGGACATGCTGTACACCAACATGATGTCCACGCTGAAGCCGGGCAAATGCCGCTATGGCCTGATGTGCACCGAGAACGGCTTCCTGATGGACGACGGCGTGGTGGCCCGCATCGACGAGGACACCTTCCTGTGCCACACCACCACCGGCGGCGCCGAGCGCATCCATGGCCACATGGAAGAATGGCTGCAAACCGAATGGTGGGACTGGAAAGTCTACGTTGCCAACGTGACCGAGCAGTACGCGCAGATCGCCGTGGTCGGCCCCAAGGCCCGCAAGGTGCTGGAGAAGCTGAACGCGGCAGCGGGCGGCGGCATGGATGTCAGCAAAGAAGCGCTGCCCTTCATGGAATGGCGTGACGGTAAGATCGGCGGCTTCGACGCCCGCGCTTACCGGATCTCCTTCTCGGGCGAGCTGTCCTATGAGATCGCGGTTGCGGCCTCTGAGGGCCAGGCGTTCTGGGATGCGCTGATGGACGCAGGCAAGGAATTCGGCGTCATGCCCTATGGCACCGAGACCCTGCACATCCTGCGCGCCGAGAAGGGCTTCATCATGATCGGCGACGAGACCGACGGCACCGTGATCCCGCAGGATCTGGGGCTGCATTGGGCGCTGTCCAAGAAGAAGGACGACTACCTGGGCAAGCGTGCTCAAGCGCGGTCGCACATGACGGATCCGGACCGCTGGCAGCTTGTTGGCCTGGAAACGGTCGACGGTTCGGTGCTGCCGGACGGCGCCTATGCGGTGGGCGAGGGCATCAACGCCAACGGTCAGCGCAACATGATCGGCCGGGTGACCTCGACCTATTACTCCGCAACCCTGGGCCGCGGCATCGCCATGGGCCTGGTCAAGCACGGTCCCAAGCGGATGGGTGAAGTGATCGAGTTCCCGGGCACCGACGGTCAGACCTACAAAGCCAAGATCGTTGACCCGGTCTTCTACGACAAGGATGGAGAGAAGCAGAATGTCTAA
- a CDS encoding sarcosine oxidase subunit delta, with translation MLILECPYCGVKAEETELAAGGEAHLKRFGPGSSDDEFHDYLFMRENPKGVHFERWRHANGCGKWFHAARCTMTLEVFGTYTAQTSVPPQEIQDKISAKRPGWTWREFSDGQK, from the coding sequence ATGCTGATCCTTGAATGCCCCTATTGCGGCGTCAAAGCCGAAGAAACCGAACTGGCCGCGGGCGGCGAAGCGCATCTGAAGCGCTTTGGCCCCGGCTCCTCGGATGACGAGTTCCACGACTACCTGTTCATGCGCGAAAACCCCAAAGGCGTTCACTTTGAGCGCTGGCGCCATGCCAACGGCTGCGGAAAGTGGTTCCACGCCGCCCGCTGCACCATGACGCTGGAGGTCTTTGGCACTTACACCGCACAGACCAGCGTGCCGCCGCAGGAGATCCAGGACAAGATCTCTGCCAAACGCCCGGGCTGGACCTGGCGCGAATTTTCGGACGGTCAGAAATGA